The sequence AAGACTAATTTTGGGCACTCTGGGACAGTATGTAGTGCTGTGAGCTGCCACTAGATGGCAGTACTACCTCAATTGTACCTAATTCAAGAAAGTAGAACTGGAATTCAGCCACATACTGGTTTctccagaaacaaaaaagaaaagaagtcggGGCTTGGGACAGGTGGCATCCAGCATCCCTCAGCTCAGCAGCTCTAAGGGAAATAGTTTCCATCTCAGGTCTGACCAGACAAATAAGCAAGTAGTGTGGCTGCTCCAATGGCTTTATTAACTCCTTTCTGGGGGTGGCAGGACCTTGTAGTTGAAGAGCTGGGATGGAAACCAGGAAGTGGTGGTCTCAGTATGGATCATTAAAGGGGTACAGAGGGTGCCCTGCATCTCTCGGGACCCTCTTCCCATCCACctggaaagagacagacagatgaCTCTATTAGCAGGAGTTGACATTCCAAAGACACAGGGCCTTTCCCTGAATCCTCCTGAACATCACCTATAAATAGCACTATGCCAGATGGCAGTGGCAGGACCCTGAGCACCAGAGAATGCCAGTATTGACATTCTAGCAATCCATAGCCTGGTGTATACCTGTCCCTGCCCCTAAGAGTTCATAGTCTCAACTGGAATAAGGAACTATTTATTTCCCTACCCGTAACAGGCTTCAACCCAACCTCAATTCCTCTACCAAGACTGAGAATGCCTTAAAGCCTCTTCTCATTTATACCATATACTGAGAACTTGCAATGTATCAAGAACTGGGATACTTTTACAGATAGATTGAGGCTTGTAAAACTTAAATAACTTGTTCTAGGTCACAAGATATCGAAGCTGGACTGGGACTCAAAGGCTATTGCTTTATCCCCAAGCCTTATTACTTTCCCAagcttaataaaaagaaaagaacccacTGTGTTCAGGACAGCAATCCTACCAACAACATCCAGCTCCTCCTCTGACCAGCAAGGCCGAGAGGCTAGATCTGGGCCAGAATTCTGCCCCAAATCTTATACTCCCTAACTCTGGCAGGTGATATATACTCACTGTGAGCATGGGCACAATGTATCGCCAATTTTTATTCAGGGCATCTAGCTGCTTCATCTCGTCTGGGCTAAAGGTGAAGTCAAACACCTGGGGATAAGAAGTAGGGATCAGGAAAATCAGCTTTGTGTGTGGAAGCCAGGATTCTTCTTCTTGCCAGGCAGAGTCGGAGCCAAACTATGTCCCAACGGGCTAAAGGTTGAGGCCAAGAAGACAGGACCCATCACCAAGTACCTGGATGTTCTGGAGAATACGTGAAGGTGTGATACTCTTGGGGATGCAGATCACTTTCCGCTGGACCTGCCACCTAGGTGGGGGATTGAAGTAGATTAGGAAGAGGAGTCAGTACTCACAATCATTCTTTTGTCCTCCACACAGTCTTCTCTAAACTCCTGGTGTCCCTGAGCCCCAATAGAATGGGGAACATGCCTCAGAGTAGCTTCCCCCAGATTATACAGCAAGATTAGCAGCCTCACTCAGGTAGTTGGATAAGGAATCACTCAACCCTTGCCTcccaacccaggtgccctctccccACTTCTTTCCCCAAGACTGCCCACACCTGAGCAGGATCTGAGCTGGAGACCGGCCATACTTTTCAGCCAGTGCCAAGACTACCGGCTCCTCAAGTAGGACAGGCTCATCAGGATCACGCCAAGCTCGATCAGAGGATCCCAGAGGGCTATAAGCGGTCACCTCCAGGCCGCGTGCTTGGCAGTGAGCAATCAGCTCCTTCTGAGCCAAGTATGGGTGACATTccacctgaaacaaacaaaaaaaaacccatcactATCAGCTGGTCTCACCCAGCTTGTGGGGCCCCCACATCTCGGCCAACCTTGCATTGCTGACTCCCCAATTCCCCTCAGCCCACTTTCCCCACTCTCCACCTGCCACTCCAATTCATTCTCTTCCCACACctcaatgtctttatttttggttttctaacATTCTTGTGTTTGATATGAACCAATACATAGTACTTCTTCTTACTGACAGAACCTTACTTTACACATACATCGTTCACATTTATTTCCATTGTGCTTGAATCAAagactttttagtttttttttaactccagtgTAGTTATCTCAATGCTCTCCTTTATGCAGAAAATTCCTACGCCAACACTTCTGAAAACTTGCTAGCCATCTCCATGAAGTAGACCCATCATCTGCTCACTTATGTTTCCGCACACACATATGCCCTCAAAGCAACAGATCTGTGTTGCTGTGCTCACCTGCAGGACAGCTGGGCGTACAGAGGCCACACTGAGCACATCATCGATTTGCCGACTGTTGAAATTGGACAGGCCCAGTGCTCGTACCAGTCCCTTAGCCACTAGTGCCTCCAGAGCTTTCCAGGTCTCCTTGTAGTGGGTAGAGTCATAGCGGATTGTCCCATCGGCATTTTTAGGGAAAGGGTTGTCTCCCCGCCTAAGTAAAGACAGCCCCCCATGAGTGGTTACAAATGCAAGGCTCCTGCCTTATCTGCCCATCCAGCCACTCTGTGTCCCCATACCAAGCCCAGAAAGGGCAAAAGgccaagaataaaaaaacaagcaTGCTCTTTCAccctctcaggtcatgacccaggtgTTAACTCTATATAAAACGCccattccctctcctcttcttcctagATACAAATTGTATCTCCTCTCCTCTGGGAAGTCTTTCTGAACTCCTTCCTCCTcaaagagttgcatgttcttgcAACCTTCTTCTAGGactggcacagagctcctggtAGACTCCTCTCATACCCTCTGCTGGAGCTGATTCTCTACTGCAATCCTAGGCCTAGCTCAGCAGAAGCCAGTAGTTTCCTGAATGAataaagggagggggagggaccaCCCATGTATCCCTAGGATCCACCTCATGTGAAGCTACACTCCTTTGCTGTAGCTAAACTCTTGGCTGTGATGGCATAAAAGGCTGAGTTCCCATGGCAAGCTGAGGAATGTTCCTCTCCTGCCCTGCTCCTGTGCCTTATAAGTTACTACCATAACTCCCCCAACACCTGACTCCCTGGATGAAGACCCTGGCAAGACTCACTCAAAGGCATAAGGCCAGTGCATCAGGTACAGGTCCAAATACTCCAGCTGGAGGTCAGCCAGTGTCTTCCGGAGGGCAGGCTCCACATCCTTGGGGTGGTGTTTAGTGTTCCACAGCTTAGAAGTCACAAATAGCTCCTCTCGAAGCACCACCTGGTACAGGGGCAGGGCCCATAGTGAGAAGAGCCATGGGCAACCGATACACAGGTAAATAATTTCACCTACCCTCACCTCTGGGCAAGGAATTAGAAGGAAGACGCTGCCAGATCCCTCCAGCCAGGACTCcagccctcaccccacccctccgTCACCCTAGTCCTCACCTTGCCAGGTCCTACATTCTCCTTCAGGGCCTCCCCGATCTCAGCCTCATTGCCGTAGATAGCAGCACAGTCAATGTGGCGGTAGCCTACACTCAGGGCATACATAATAGCTGCTTTTACCTGCCAGGTGAGATGCAAAGGTTTCAGTTCTGTTAGCCTAGGCCAGAAACTGCCCTCCTGAGGGTCACTAACGGGGAAAGGGGCAGTTATCCATAATGTAGGAGTGGGAAGATGAAAAATGGTTCTAGTCTAGGGGACTTGAAGCCTCTTCAGAGACCCCAAACCCTTTGCGCTGGCCTAATAATCCCCTAGATTCCCTCCTACCCAAGCAATCTCAGTGGGGCCTAGTAAAAAACCAacattggggcagcccgggtggctcagcggtttagtgccaccttcagccagaggcatgatcctggagatctgggatggagtcccacgtcagactccctacatggagcctgcttctccctctgcctgtgtctctgcccccctctctctgtgtgtctcatgaaaaaataaataaaatctttaaaaaacaaaaaacaaaaaaacctaacatTGGTACTCTCAGATGCTCagtagatggatggatacattaaaagaaaacagaagtttagGTCATGGAGACTGGTTCTCTAGGTCTGAGGAGCTGATTAGGGAAACACGATACACAGGTAAATAATTTATAGGCCAGTGCTACACTGAGAGATCCTTACGGAGCCCTGTAGATCAAGTGAGCTCTGGGAGTTCGAAGGAGCAAAAGAGCtctgagaggggggaaaaaattaaggaagGCAGAGAAGTGAGATGGAAGCTGGGCCCAGAGCCCTCTGttaggagagaagaaagcagacaCAAAGTAGGCGGACAGGTCAGTCAATTTGctaaaaaacaaactagaaaccTGGCATCAGAAGCAGAAccagggggggatccctgggtggctcagtggtttagcgcctgcctttggcccagggcgcgatcctggagtcccgggatcgagtcccgcgtcgggctccctgaatggagcctgcttctccctctgcctgtgtctctgcctctctctctctctctatgtctatcatgaatgaataaataaatcttaaaaaaaaaaaaatttaaaaaaaaaaaaaaaaagaagcagaaccagggcagcctt is a genomic window of Vulpes vulpes isolate BD-2025 chromosome 10, VulVul3, whole genome shotgun sequence containing:
- the AKR1A1 gene encoding aldo-keto reductase family 1 member A1 isoform X2; its protein translation is MYALSVGYRHIDCAAIYGNEAEIGEALKENVGPGKVVLREELFVTSKLWNTKHHPKDVEPALRKTLADLQLEYLDLYLMHWPYAFERGDNPFPKNADGTIRYDSTHYKETWKALEALVAKGLVRALGLSNFNSRQIDDVLSVASVRPAVLQVECHPYLAQKELIAHCQARGLEVTAYSPLGSSDRAWRDPDEPVLLEEPVVLALAEKYGRSPAQILLRWQVQRKVICIPKSITPSRILQNIQVFDFTFSPDEMKQLDALNKNWRYIVPMLTVDGKRVPRDAGHPLYPFNDPY
- the AKR1A1 gene encoding aldo-keto reductase family 1 member A1 isoform X1, with translation MAASCVLLHTGQKMPLIGLGTWKSDPGQVKAAIMYALSVGYRHIDCAAIYGNEAEIGEALKENVGPGKVVLREELFVTSKLWNTKHHPKDVEPALRKTLADLQLEYLDLYLMHWPYAFERGDNPFPKNADGTIRYDSTHYKETWKALEALVAKGLVRALGLSNFNSRQIDDVLSVASVRPAVLQVECHPYLAQKELIAHCQARGLEVTAYSPLGSSDRAWRDPDEPVLLEEPVVLALAEKYGRSPAQILLRWQVQRKVICIPKSITPSRILQNIQVFDFTFSPDEMKQLDALNKNWRYIVPMLTVDGKRVPRDAGHPLYPFNDPY